From one Rhodothermales bacterium genomic stretch:
- a CDS encoding protein kinase: MIGTTISHYRIIEQLGQGGMGIVYKAEDTRLHRLVALKFLPPQMSGNEDAKQRFMQEARAASALDHANICSIFDIGEAPVPGSDATQLFIVMAFYDGQTLKYRLQEGALPVTECLDIGSQLASGLQRAHAAGIVHRDMKPANIMVTDHGEVKILDFGVAKLAGGLELTQTGSTLGTAAYMSPEQARNESVDHRTDLWSLGIILYEMMTGRRPFEGDYDAAIAYAILNEAHPPIETLRAEVPHEVAAVVDELLQKDPANRYQSAAELSAALEDVRASSAGPPGKTTRRVKRSGWTKTQLFSAAAALTVVMLVAIVGLFLNYSGGVDGQPAPATSSGTDQARAIAVLPFTDLSPGRDHEYIGDGIAEELMYGLSKLKDLRVAARSSTFYFKDKNEDISTIAEQLSVDLVLEGSVRRDGDNLRVTAELVNAADGFQLWSERYDRRIDDVFAVQEDITRSIVGALQIELTGAESSRLSQHGTENLAAYTLYLQGRQQWDSRTEEGLGRSVELFQQAIELDPDYARAYAGLADALTISADWGHLPALDAFERGREAAETAVRIDPDLAEGYVALAMIHGQFDRRLESAKSLFEKALSLDPDYATGHQWFAEMLQALGEYDASEVHLQRALEVDPLSPIINASQAIPYVSSRDFEEALRWSKRSLEVFPDFDMGRLHLSMSYFGMGDRRLALEAAEKCQLIDCLGLSAMILALEGNEADARAILLRIEGINGGSISPIVEAWAHIGLGEYDAAAELLDEAAGLGNSYLNYFAWSIYDPIREDPRFRDLLTQLGYP, from the coding sequence ATGATCGGCACGACTATATCGCATTACCGGATCATCGAGCAGCTCGGTCAGGGCGGCATGGGCATCGTCTACAAGGCGGAGGATACGCGACTCCACCGTCTCGTTGCGCTGAAGTTCTTGCCGCCTCAGATGAGCGGCAACGAGGATGCAAAACAGCGCTTCATGCAAGAGGCGCGCGCGGCTTCGGCACTCGACCACGCGAACATCTGCTCGATATTCGACATCGGCGAGGCGCCCGTGCCTGGCTCGGATGCGACGCAGCTCTTTATCGTCATGGCGTTCTATGATGGTCAGACGCTAAAGTACCGGCTCCAGGAAGGGGCGCTACCGGTCACGGAGTGCTTGGACATCGGATCTCAACTTGCGAGTGGTCTCCAGCGGGCGCACGCGGCGGGCATCGTTCATCGAGACATGAAGCCCGCCAACATCATGGTCACGGATCACGGCGAGGTCAAGATTCTCGACTTCGGAGTAGCCAAGCTCGCGGGCGGACTGGAGTTGACGCAGACGGGCTCTACACTTGGAACGGCAGCCTACATGAGCCCCGAGCAGGCTCGCAACGAATCGGTGGATCATCGTACGGATCTGTGGTCGCTCGGAATTATTCTGTACGAGATGATGACCGGTCGGCGGCCGTTTGAGGGCGACTACGACGCAGCGATTGCGTACGCCATCCTGAACGAAGCCCATCCGCCGATTGAGACGCTCCGCGCTGAGGTGCCGCACGAAGTCGCAGCGGTCGTGGATGAACTCTTGCAGAAAGATCCGGCCAACCGGTATCAGTCTGCCGCAGAGCTTTCGGCTGCGCTGGAAGACGTTCGAGCTTCCTCCGCAGGTCCGCCGGGCAAAACCACCAGGCGCGTAAAGCGGAGCGGCTGGACAAAGACGCAGCTGTTCTCCGCTGCAGCGGCGCTGACGGTCGTGATGCTGGTCGCTATCGTTGGACTCTTCCTCAATTACTCCGGGGGCGTCGATGGTCAGCCGGCGCCCGCGACGAGCAGCGGCACGGATCAGGCCCGTGCAATCGCCGTCCTTCCATTTACGGATCTGAGTCCGGGCCGTGACCACGAATACATCGGCGATGGCATAGCCGAAGAGCTGATGTACGGACTCAGTAAGCTCAAGGATCTCAGGGTTGCCGCGCGATCCAGCACGTTCTACTTCAAGGATAAGAACGAGGACATCAGTACTATTGCAGAGCAACTCAGTGTCGACCTGGTCCTGGAGGGAAGCGTACGTCGCGACGGGGATAATCTGCGCGTGACGGCAGAGCTGGTAAATGCGGCCGACGGGTTCCAATTGTGGAGTGAGCGATATGACCGCAGAATCGACGACGTCTTCGCCGTGCAGGAAGACATCACACGCTCCATTGTTGGTGCACTCCAGATCGAATTGACGGGGGCTGAGTCATCTCGTCTAAGTCAGCACGGCACCGAAAACCTGGCCGCCTACACGCTCTATCTGCAGGGGAGGCAGCAGTGGGATTCGCGCACGGAAGAGGGACTGGGTAGATCCGTCGAACTCTTTCAGCAGGCCATCGAGCTCGACCCCGACTATGCCCGAGCATATGCCGGACTCGCCGATGCATTGACGATTTCTGCGGACTGGGGACATCTCCCCGCCCTTGATGCCTTTGAGCGTGGACGGGAGGCGGCAGAAACGGCGGTCCGCATCGACCCCGATCTTGCCGAGGGATACGTTGCCCTGGCGATGATTCACGGTCAGTTCGATCGGAGGCTGGAGTCCGCGAAATCACTCTTTGAAAAAGCTCTCTCCCTGGATCCGGACTACGCCACCGGGCACCAGTGGTTTGCAGAGATGCTTCAGGCCCTCGGCGAGTACGATGCCTCGGAGGTCCACCTGCAGCGTGCCCTGGAGGTAGATCCGCTGTCCCCCATCATAAATGCGAGCCAGGCCATTCCGTACGTATCGTCTCGGGATTTCGAGGAGGCTCTCCGATGGTCCAAGCGGTCGCTCGAGGTCTTTCCGGACTTCGATATGGGCCGACTCCATCTTTCTATGTCTTACTTCGGGATGGGAGACCGGCGCCTGGCACTTGAGGCAGCAGAGAAGTGTCAATTGATCGATTGTCTTGGACTGTCCGCCATGATCCTGGCCCTGGAGGGTAATGAGGCGGATGCTCGCGCAATTCTCCTCCGCATCGAAGGGATCAATGGTGGCAGCATAAGCCCGATCGTGGAAGCCTGGGCCCACATCGGTCTCGGTGAGTATGACGCGGCAGCCGAATTGCTGGACGAAGCTGCGGGCCTCGGGAACTCATATCTGAACTACTTTGCCTGGTCGATCTACGATCCCATCCGCGAGGACCCGCGATTCCGAGACCTGCTTACACAGCTCGGCTATCCGTAA
- a CDS encoding M24 family metallopeptidase produces MRLTLTIVLLCTVQVVLSQPSLPESPVRYDTDLLAPSFHQGRRAALSSAIPAGTVGVIFGGAERNRENDVSFEYRQSSDLYYLTGTTEPGSVLLLASGGIEVDGEAVTELLMVPPRNPMMESVIGRRFGVERAQVELGIQLVVGNDRFEEIVGGLAERKDIRFAHLALPEGVEETSELGAQVGFFRQIANPFTMETTGRMARMAGQYMMMADADQFDRLKMFAASRLQADNFEGTSRDMFDALVAAETYDDWITWRRENIDSQYADGMTLQTALAQLRMVKTDEEITLMQRAIDITAAAQREAMKSIEPGMHEYEIEALIEYVFRRNGAEYTGFPSIVGSGENSTVLHYESNRRRMEAHDVVVMDIGAEYHGYSADITRTVPVDGTFSSEQRSLYELVLRAQNAGIEVSRPGNMFNDPDAAARAVISDGLVELGLIGSAEESRRFFVHGTSHYLGLYVHDVGDYGPLRPGTVITVEPGIYITPADDVDPKWWNIGIRIEDDVLITEGDPVVLSAKAPKTVSEIETLMAAKGLGNEEAGLVDVNGVEHD; encoded by the coding sequence ATGCGCCTCACGCTCACTATCGTTCTGCTTTGCACGGTACAGGTAGTCCTGTCTCAGCCTTCTCTTCCGGAGTCGCCTGTTCGATACGATACGGACCTTCTGGCCCCATCGTTTCACCAGGGCCGCAGGGCCGCATTGTCCAGCGCCATTCCCGCTGGCACCGTGGGCGTCATTTTTGGTGGAGCGGAGCGCAACCGGGAAAACGATGTCTCCTTCGAATATCGCCAGTCGAGCGACCTCTACTACCTGACGGGCACAACGGAGCCGGGTAGTGTTCTGCTGCTGGCGTCGGGAGGTATCGAAGTCGACGGTGAGGCGGTTACGGAACTTTTGATGGTACCGCCCCGGAATCCGATGATGGAGTCGGTTATCGGTCGTCGATTCGGCGTCGAGCGCGCGCAGGTCGAGCTAGGCATCCAACTCGTTGTCGGTAACGATCGTTTCGAAGAGATCGTTGGCGGGCTGGCCGAGCGGAAGGACATTCGCTTCGCGCATCTTGCGTTGCCCGAAGGTGTCGAGGAGACCTCCGAACTGGGCGCACAGGTCGGGTTCTTCAGGCAGATCGCGAACCCCTTTACGATGGAAACAACGGGGCGCATGGCGCGCATGGCGGGGCAGTACATGATGATGGCAGATGCGGATCAGTTCGATCGGCTGAAAATGTTTGCGGCATCCCGACTTCAGGCCGACAACTTCGAGGGCACGTCGCGCGATATGTTCGACGCCCTTGTCGCGGCGGAGACATATGACGACTGGATCACATGGAGGCGGGAGAATATCGATTCGCAGTATGCTGACGGGATGACGCTGCAGACTGCGCTGGCACAGCTCAGAATGGTGAAGACCGACGAGGAGATCACCCTCATGCAGCGCGCAATTGACATTACGGCCGCTGCGCAGCGCGAAGCGATGAAGTCTATCGAGCCCGGCATGCATGAGTATGAGATCGAGGCTCTCATTGAATATGTCTTTCGGAGAAATGGTGCCGAGTACACGGGCTTTCCGAGTATCGTAGGCAGCGGGGAGAATTCGACGGTACTCCACTACGAGAGCAACCGGCGACGAATGGAGGCGCACGACGTCGTCGTAATGGACATCGGTGCGGAGTACCACGGCTACAGCGCGGACATCACGCGCACCGTTCCCGTCGATGGAACGTTCTCTTCGGAACAGAGGTCGCTCTATGAACTCGTACTTCGCGCCCAGAACGCGGGCATCGAGGTATCCCGGCCCGGCAACATGTTCAACGATCCGGATGCCGCGGCGCGTGCGGTAATCTCCGACGGGCTGGTGGAGTTAGGCCTGATCGGAAGCGCGGAGGAGTCGAGGCGCTTCTTTGTTCACGGGACCAGCCACTATCTGGGCCTCTACGTCCACGACGTCGGCGACTATGGTCCACTGCGACCGGGCACGGTGATCACCGTCGAACCCGGCATCTACATTACGCCCGCAGACGATGTCGATCCGAAGTGGTGGAACATCGGAATCCGGATTGAGGATGACGTGCTTATCACGGAAGGCGATCCTGTCGTGCTGTCCGCGAAGGCACCGAAAACGGTGAGTGAGATCGAAACCCTGATGGCTGCGAAAGGCCTGGGCAATGAAGAAGCCGGACTCGTAGACGTGAATGGAGTGGAGCACGACTAG